In the genome of Candidatus Hydrogenedentota bacterium, one region contains:
- a CDS encoding PilZ domain-containing protein — protein sequence MDSSPNIEKRHHHRLGLDVLLRVSIPGESTVYKGKPSDLSPTGARIKFPREMKVNSRVHVHILLPDKNIGCEGLVCWVRPLNEERWTLGVRFMEMNDYERAYLEAYLGKADL from the coding sequence ATGGACAGCAGCCCGAATATCGAGAAACGGCATCATCACCGGCTGGGCTTGGATGTTTTGCTTCGTGTATCCATACCCGGGGAAAGCACCGTATACAAAGGCAAGCCCAGCGATCTCAGCCCCACCGGCGCGCGCATCAAGTTTCCCCGCGAAATGAAGGTCAATAGCCGCGTCCATGTCCACATTTTGCTGCCGGACAAAAATATCGGCTGCGAGGGACTCGTCTGCTGGGTGCGTCCACTGAATGAGGAACGCTGGACGCTGGGCGTCCGTTTCATGGAAATGAACGATTACGAACGCGCCTACCTCGAAGCCTATCTCGGCAAAGCCGACTTGTAA